Sequence from the Pristiophorus japonicus isolate sPriJap1 chromosome 10, sPriJap1.hap1, whole genome shotgun sequence genome:
TACGACTCTTAAGAAATATGGAATGGCAGAAAAACGCACGTCATTGTACCCAAATGCAGCATGCTTCCTTGAATTAAAgccgagagagagaaaggaatgcAGCAAAATTCTTACACAGCGCCTTCTCTCCTCCAGCAGAAGAATTACCTCTGGGCAGCAGGTGTTTGTGAACACAGCCCTGGGGCAGTGTACGCTCCCACTTTTTGTTAACTTGCTTTATAATGAAGTGCTTTGCTGGAGGTCACATGAGGATATTGATGACCAGACATTAGGAAGAACTATTCATGACAGTATTGAGCGACTACTCAAAAGGCTTGAAAGGAGGCATGGGGAGAGTCTGGTTTCCAGAGCTTTAGGCTACATAACACTTGCAGATTCGGGACTCGGTGAGGTGGAACTGCTGGACATTTTGTCACTTGATGACGATGTCATCGAATATTTTTGGCCTCGAAATGGCTTGCCAGTCTCAGTGAAAGTGCCACATTATTCGTTAGCAAGACTGAAGCAGGATCTGAGTGGGTTTTTAGTCGGAAGACCACGTAATGGAGTCAAATTGCTCTTCTGGACAAACAGGCATTTTCCGCTGGTCGTCAACAGGTGTTACCTCAGGAACATGGAAACTGTGCAACGAATGCACAACATCATGGTGGAATACTTCAGCGGCCGATGGTCCAATGGAAGAGGGAAGCCACTTCTCATCACTGTCTTGCATCAGAAGCCAACAGAGGATCAACCAATGCATCAGTGGATTTTGGAAAATAGTCCTTTAATGAAGATATATGTTGATAGACAGCAGCCTTCACAGCCCTGGCTTTTTAATTTCCATTCTTCTAACCCTTGTCTAGTTTTTCCAAATCGCAGAAAAGTTAAAGAACTGGCTTATCATTTGAAGAGAACTGGAAGACTGGAAGAGCTATACCTTGATGTGCTATCTTCATTCGTGTCCCATCAAGCAATGGTTAAAGCTGGTCACCTGGTTCAGCTGATAAGTGAACTAGAGGAAAATATTCAGACAGTAAATCGAAGAGAGATGAGATTTCTAGCAGCAGTTCTGAAAAGTGCACGTTGTTTCCTGCGAGAATCCCCTGATCAGCTAGCAATGGCTATTCAGATCAGGGTTCTACCGTTTGTAGAATGCTTCCCGCAACTGTTCAAATTTCTGAAGCAGGCTTATCAAGAAGGGCTCAAGCATAATGTTATTGCTGTGCTGCACAGTCCAGTGATTACTTTGCCCGGAGTGCATGCTGCCTTGTGTACCACCAGCCTGTCTCGAGTAACCGATATCATAGAAATTCAGTCACAGTCTCTAGTTCTGGTGGCACTGGAAAGTGGTTCTGTATATGCTTGGAACCTAGAGGTTCAAGCACCTTGGGAGCAAATCAACACACATGGAGTTAAAGTTTCAGGAGCCAGAATGTCAGATGGTGACCAGTTCCTTGTACTTGTGACTGTCCACAGCACGATATTAGTGTATGATTTTGCCCAACTATCCTTGCTTTACGAAGTTTACATGAGAAGAAGTCTTGATGGTGGCATGGCAGAGATTCTGCAACCAATCAGTGGTTTTGCTCTATGCAGTACAAATGCAGTAGTGTGGTTTGAAAACAGCGCAATAGTGAGGGTCTTTGACCTCAACTCTCATCACACAATCAGGCAGTTAAACTGCCAACATGAGGTTCAATGTGTATCCTTTACTACTGATGGAATATATGCATTGTGTGGGCAATTGAAGAGCACAGTCACAATATTTAATATTCATACTGGTCTCCAGCGAGCCATAGTATTTCTTGAATTTCCTGAAGCATCTGTCTATTCCATTTTCTTGTCTGCATCTAATGAGGAAATCTATGTTGTTGACAAGATTGGGAATATATGTGTTTGGGGCACTCAAGACATGACTGAACCACATCTCCTGGAAGAGATTGTTTGTTCAGAAGATGAAGATGAAGTTCTTAGTGTTGAACTTTCTAATCACTCATTGTTATTGTGCAGGACATCGTGCATTGAACTGTGGGACACTTTGAGTTGGAACATGTCAGCCAAGTTCAAACCACCTAAAAATGAATACTTCATCCGAGCTATATTGTCACAAGATTGTGATTCCATTATCGCTATCATTAGTGGTTCCCAGGCCTTATTtgtgtggaagagagagactgggcaatgCGTTCTAATACTTGAGAACAGACTCGGTACCCCACTGAGCCTCTCTAAATGTTGTAAGCAAAAGGCTTTGGTGTCATTTACTTCAAAAGGTTTCCTGATGTCCTGGGACCTAGACTGCATAGATACAGCATCAGCTATAGCAAAAACAGAACGGACCGTACAAACAGTTCTTCTTTCATCACAGGGAAAGCATTTTTATGCCTCTGATGGTACCAGCATCATATTCAAATGGAGCCTGACTTTCTGCCAAATAGAGGCTACCTTTGCACATGCCGGCCTTGTAAAACATTGTGCTCTCACAAGGACAGGAGCATCTTTGGTATCTGCAGACGTTCATGGTGATCTTTATGTTTGGGACACAGAAGCTGGTCAAAACCTGCACCGGATCAGATATGGTGATGTGACACAATTGCTGATAACACCAAACGACCACTTTGTTGTGTCACTTTGTGAAGACCGCGTATCAAAAGTCTGGAAACTCTCCAAAGGGCATATCGTCTGCAACATTCACATACACTTAAATAAGGCAATGACAACGCCCGAAAGTACCTTTCTTCTGGGTCTTCACCAGCATCGTCTCCTTGCTGTCAGCTTGTGGTCAGGAGGCGTAGTCAAGAGATTTGAATGCACGGACAAATCAGATATCGTTGCCTTTCAGACACTGAGGGACAACCCAGACTGTATTTTGCTAATCTCGTCCTCTGCAAGTATTTATACCTGGAATGTAGCAGAAGAAGCTCTCTACCGACAGGTCCAGCTCCCGATCAAGCTCCCTGGCAAGTTCTCCAGACAATTAGATGCCTTTCAGGTTTCCAACGATGGGAGGATTGCAGTCATTTCAGTGAACACAGAGAGTGTCAATGTTTTGGACATACTACATGGAAGACTGTGTGTCATTAATACAGAGGGAGCCATCTTTAATCAACAGTTGACAAGAGATGGTCAATATGTTGTGTACATATGTTACAGAGACCACTGCAATTGTGACTTTCATTCAAGTGCAACACTTAATATTGTGCGAATAACGGATGGGAAAAATATTGGAAGCTGCGATTTATGCAAACTTCCCTCATGTCTTGCTGTATCTGAATACGATTTAGATATTTTTGTGGGCTTTGAAGACGGGAGTGTTGGAATGTACACAGTCATCGACTATCCAGATGCCAAGAACAAAATTAAAAGCCGACTGAGCAAGGTGGCCAAAGGTGAATACGCCCCTAGAAAGACAGACTGCTTGTGTAAAAACCTCCCTGATGCTGTTTGGGTAGATTCCCTCAATGAATATTCCCAGTAACTGCCTTGCACTTCTCTCGGGTGAACAATGAGTATGAGGGCACAGTGCCAACTGGTTCCTTCAAAGGCTTTTGCAATCGGTGGACAAAACTGGAGACTTACAACATCATGGCACCTTTCAGGCCAATATGGATGTAACCTGGAAATGATTTCAGGTCAATCAATCAACTTTACTTCGTGGCAGGCTCACAAAAAGAGAATGCGTGAAGAATGATTGGTGGCATCCGGTATAAACTGGTGCCACCTTCACCAATCCATCGAAAATAGAGCTGTGTGGCACACCTACAAACCACTGGGGACATGGACTTTCTTTATCTGCATAGCACAGCTTTATAATATGTTAAcgttatagaaagaaagacttgcagttatttagcgcctttcacgaccaccagacgtctcaaagcgctttgaaatactgttggagtgcagtcactgttgtaatgtaggaaatgcggcagacaatttgtgcaccgcaaactcccacaaacagcaatatgataatgaccagataaatctgtttttgttaggttgattgagggataaatattggccaggacatcagggataactcccctgctcgtcttcgaaatagtgccatgggatcttttacgtccacccgagaaggtagacggtgcctcggtttaacgtctcatccaaaagacggtaactccgatagtgcagcactccaccggagtgtcagcctagatttatgtgctcaagtctttggagtgggacttgaacccataaccttctgactcacaggtgagtgtgctacccactgagccacagctgacggaaGCGATTCCTTCTACCCTCTGGAGCATAAACAACTGAAGAGTAATATGACTCTTTCTGTCATGACAGCAATGAGATGAAAATTATTTGCATTTATAACTGTAAGAGAGTCCGAAGGAGACTGAACCAATATGGTGTGAGGCGAGTATATTTTATTAATAGATTTAAAAGAACACATTGCAGTCACTAGTTAACTTGCTGACTCATTAGCAAAGCATCATTCTGATGCTCAAGAACAGCTCAGTAATTTCAACAAGTTAAAGCAACTAAAGCAACAGAAACAGAGTTAGTTAGTTCCGCTGGGCGGAGTGTTGATGTCAGGAGTCTTCCGACTCTGCCTCCACATGTGGAACTTCTTCTACTGTTTTACACCTTGACTTATCTTGTTGTTCATATTCTTTTCAGTCTAGCTATTATGGAAGATCGATAACTGCTATTATGGAAGATTGATAGCTGCTATTTGTGCGAGGTCGATAGCTTATTAGATCTcatcaaagaaagaaagatttgcatttatataatggatgtttcaaagcgttttacagccaatgaagtacttttgaggtgtgatcgcgttgtaatgtgggaaacgcggcaggcaatttgtgcacagcaagctcccacaaacagtaatatgataatgaccagataatctgtttttgttattgagggataaatattggtcaggacaccagggataactcccctgcacttcttcgaaatagtgccatgagatcttttacgctcAACTGagacgtttaatgtctcatccaaaagacaacacacctctgacagtgcagcactctcccaacaccacactggagtgtcagcctagatttttgtgttcaagtccctggagtaagacttgaacccataaccttctgactctgaggcgagtgtgctactcactgagccacagctggcactgatcAAGGTCTTCTTTGCCTGCTGGAAAAGCATGCTGGGATACTTGGCCTTTCCAATAGGTAAAATATCTAAATAAGCATGTATAAGCGTTCTAGGCTATATCTTATATAACCACTGGGTTTTCCCTCttttcctgaaggcattgactctcTTACTGCAATACCATTGCACCCTGCCAGCCCTTTCCCCCTCTACCTCGCACAACAGACATTGTTGTTGTGTGAGCCTTAACGGTGAGTGCCAGCGGGCAATTCAGCAGAAAAGATCATAACCAATTGCAATCTTGTCCTCGCCTGACATCCATACAGTTGCGGTTCCACCAGGGGGCGCTGAATAACGATCAGGACCTAGGAGCCTGGCTGATATGCTATGCTGTGGTCAATTGCAGAGCTGCTGCCTGAGTACTGGCCGAAATCTATTAACTCAACACAAACCAGAAATTAAACCTCATCTcatcatctcataggcagtcccgcgaagcgaagatgacttgcttccacgccaaaaagggatgagttcacaggtgttttaatgaaggacctaatattccaaatcccgaactacatcgtgaagggtgggagatgcctgtgtttggatttttttaatgggtggtggccgttgcacaccagccaccacacgggcttgacagagttaggtcttggtccggtggcaaggattacccaagactaactggagaccagctctgctgcacagaccgacgcgcacacatatcgcagtgtgggctggcctgtgctgcccctgggccctcgcctattCTGGGtcacagattcacgcctctccttcacccctcctgctgtgcctgcccgcactgcaatcagcgacctggcttcgtagccgtcgccttcctgcagcagcacgcgctgctccctgcagtggtatgaaaTTAAACCTGGGACCTCAGTGGTCTGTGTGGCTGGGCTGAAAAATCAGCGGGTCACATTCCCGGAGTCTGCAGGTGAGCAGGAGAGCACCTTATTAGCATGGGACAAGCAGGTGTAGGTACTGTACCACTTGGGACACATCTCCAGTGCCCATGGTGACAAGTAACTTGCATGACCCAAGCATCCTTGTGGAGTGGGAGTTCCCCGTACTCATTTCCCAACACTGGCCGTGGTCTCTGCAGCCCTCTGGGTGTAAGGAGGCTAACCTTTGGAAAACATTTTGACAAAAAAATGCTCCTTTTCTTTGGGGGTCCTGATCTTTATGAAGGCCGGGAGAGATTACCTCACTGGGTGGACTGGCCAGCACTGATACACAAAGTCATTACTGAGCCAAGGGTGCAAGAATTGCcctgtcaggtggacataaaagactccctggcactattcaaa
This genomic interval carries:
- the LOC139274872 gene encoding LOW QUALITY PROTEIN: NACHT and WD repeat domain-containing protein 2-like (The sequence of the model RefSeq protein was modified relative to this genomic sequence to represent the inferred CDS: deleted 1 base in 1 codon), coding for MFDVTVETMDDGPARKDNPAADFSPISATQPSRCVQIFICCNPEDTETERKALRETVYPKLREYCRHKHGLEFQAIDAYVGVDPDDVHDSDVRKLRMKLLDECLKFSAGPCFVALIGEQYGSASIPAEVEASEFEVILCRSQNEGLSTRLLENWYHRDENSVPPAYHLRSKTDVLPDYCNKNEDRAREVAHTAWRESFTELKMIFDDTVKRCLTEGTIKPEQAQKYFTSALEDELLHAVVNQPPSVLQKCICYICKVPHLTRHLTKMLTEQKGQADSDGQLPPDALAHAKLLRLRDKILPSLVISSDLCVYTFTVLGNHKQDYTEQLRQEYIEGLCQQFYTDVVKLIDSNNTNAQRPADEIDGVMEEMVEHTSMCNLYAALSDFEWKEMDQIKEYILGKQSISPFIIVGGPCSGKTLLLATCAKQICSWLNNCAPVTVSRFLASTGNGTYFRNVLTGICQQIAMSYHKPLQIYSDNIEKLVNCFVSLLEESSEQHPLTVIIDGVDQIPETDGARALCWLPKSLPPFTRLIISTTLKKYGMAEKRTSLYPNAACFLELKPRERKECSKILTQRLLSSSRRITSGQQVFVNTALGQCTLPLFVNLLYNEVLCWRSHEDIDDQTLGRTIHDSIERLLKRLERRHGESLVSRALGYITLADSGLGEVELLDILSLDDDVIEYFWPRNGLPVSVKVPHYSLARLKQDLSGFLVGRPRNGVKLLFWTNRHFPLVVNRCYLRNMETVQRMHNIMVEYFSGRWSNGRGKPLLITVLHQKPTEDQPMHQWILENSPLMKIYVDRQQPSQPWLFNFHSSNPCLVFPNRRKVKELAYHLKRTGRLEELYLDVLSSFVSHQAMVKAGHLVQLISELEENIQTVNRREMRFLAAVLKSARCFLRESPDQLAMAIQIRVLPFVECFPQLFKFLKQAYQEGLKHNVIAVLHSPVITLPGVHAALCTTSLSRVTDIIEIQSQSLVLVALESGSVYAWNLEVQAPWEQINTHGVKVSGARMSDGDQFLVLVTVHSTILVYDFAQLSLLYEVYMRRSLDGGMAEILQPISGFALCSTNAVVWFENSAIVRVFDLNSHHTIRQLNCQHEVQCVSFTTDGIYALCGQLKSTVTIFNIHTGLQRAIVFLEFPEASVYSIFLSASNEEIYVVDKIGNICVWGTQDMTEPHLLEEIVCSEDEDEVLSVELSNHSLLLCRTSCIELWDTLSWNMSAKFKPPKNEYFIRAILSQDCDSIIAIISGSQALFVWKRETGQCVLILENRLGTPLSLSKCCKQKALVSFTSKGFLMSWDLDCIDTASAIAKTERTVQTVLLSSQGKHFYASDGTSIIFKWSLTFCQIEATFAHAGLVKHCALTRTGASLVSADVHGDLYVWDTEAGQNLHRIRYGDVTQLLITPNDHFVVSLCEDRVSKVWKLSKGHIVCNIHIHLNKAMTTPESTFLLGLHQHRLLAVSLWSGGVVKRFECTDKSDIVAFQTLRDNPDCILLISSSASIYTWNVAEEALYRQVQLPIKLPGKFSRQLDAFQVSNDGRIAVISVNTESVNVLDILHGRLCVINTEGAIFNQQLTRDGQYVVYICYRDHCNCDFHSSATLNIVRITDGKNIGSCDLCKLPSCLAVSEYDLDIFVGFEDGSVGMYTVIDYPDAKNKIKSRLSKVAKGEYAPRKTDCLCKNLPDAVWVDSLNEYSQ